One window of the Colletotrichum destructivum chromosome 4, complete sequence genome contains the following:
- a CDS encoding Putative aspartic peptidase A1 family, aspartic peptidase, active codes for MRITSLISSLLGTSLLSANVALAKDRHRVGVEIKSPLKGVNFQRIKAFRDVAPDEVSDRVQLLKPFRSRITGHNAASALGAAQPRGLSSAYQNITALSPYGTQYAVEVTWDGKPINVIFDTGSSDTWATASNFTCTNMVGTAVYSQEACAFGPNKIDGFKYGPIEDIHFTLGYGSGERVSGPMGFSDIEVAGIAVKYQQVGLANKTYWMGNNYTNGVLGLAYPSITSAFTGDLDENRPAFQVPYSPFFTTMVQQGLSADSFSVSLVRNSSGVIGWGGRTGLPVDGPTAYTDLIITTINPERPEGSWQYSYYTVLVDGIRWGSTSDTRKYPYIVDTGTTLMYVPPPIAEAIARSFSPSAVYLFQYGGYFAPCDALAPKIAVVIEGASFFINPVDMMYRGLRDPLTGYCQIGITTGGTGPYVLGTVFLHNVEAYFDVGAGQMRFYGRETFGPTPQLPEK; via the exons ATGAGGATCACCAGCCTTATTTCCTCGTTGTTGGGGACCTCCCTACTGTCGGCCAATGTTGCCTTGGCCAAGGACAGACaccgcgtcggcgtcgagatcAAGAGCCCCCTCAAGGGCGTCAACTTCCAGCGCATCAAGGCCTTCCGCGATGTCGCCCCAGACGAAGTCTCGGATCGCGTTCAGCTCCTCAAGCCCTTCCGCAGTAGGATCACTGGCCACAACGCCGCTTCAGCACTGGGCGCCGCTCAGCCCCGTGGCCTCTCGTCTGCTTACCAGAATATCAcggctctctctccctaTGGAACCCAGTACGCCGTCGAGGTTACCTGGGACGGCAAGCCCATCAACGTGATCTTCGACACCGGCAGCAGTGACACCTGGGCTACCGCTTCCAACTTTACCTGCACGAACATGGTCGGCACTGCCGTCTATTCCCAGGAAGCCTGCGCTTTCGGCCCGAACAAGATCGATGGCTTCAAGTACGGCCCCATTGAGGACATCCACTTCACCTTGGGCTACGGCTCTGGCGAGCGCGTCTCTGGCCCCATGGGTTTCAGCGACATCGAAGTGGCCGGCATTGCTGTCAAATATCAACAGGTCGGTCTCGCCAACAAGACGTACTGGATGGGCAACAACTACACCAACGGCGTCCTCGGATTGGCCTATCCTTCCATTACCAGCGCCTTCACTGGCGACTTGGATGAGAACCGCCCTGCCTTCCAAGTCCCCTActcccccttcttcaccACCATGGTCCAGCAAGGCCTGTCTGCGGATTCCTTCAGCGTCTCTCTTGTCCGCAACTCCAGCGGTGTCATTGGATGGGGTGGCCGCACTGGTCTGCCCGTCGACGGTCCCACGGCGTACACCGACCTGATCATT ACCACAATCAACCCGGAGCGACCAGAAGGCAGCTGGCAGTACTCGTACTATaccgtccttgtcgacggTATCCGCTGGGGATCGACCTCAGACACGAGGAAGTACCCCTACATCGTCGACACCGGCACTACGCTCATGTATGTGCCTCCGCCTATCGCCGAAGCTATCGCCCGATCGTTCTCTCCCAGCGCAGTCTACCTCTTCCAGTATGGCGGGTACTTTGCTCCGTGCGATGCCCTTGCTCCCAAGATTGCTGTCGTCATCGAGGGCGCGAGCTTCTTCATCAACCCTGTAGACATGATGTATCGCGGTCTCAGAGACCCTCTCACCGGCTATTGCCAGATCGGCATCACCACGGGCGGCACAGGTCCATATGTTCTCGGCACTGTCTTCTTACACAACGTCGAGGCCTACTTCGACGTCGGCGCTGGCCAGATGCGTTTCTATGGCCGAGAGACGTTTGGTCCAACGCCCCAGCTGCCCGAGAAGTAG
- a CDS encoding Putative phosphoglycerate/bisphosphoglycerate mutase, active, 6-phosphofructo-2-kinase has product MPPRTNGVGIQVEDTKICVVMVGLPARGKSFIAQKAQRYLGWLSIKAKTFNVGSYRRKEDAHPSADFFDFHNTEGERRRRAAAEKAIEDMLAWFRQGGVIGILDATNSTKERRKWVLDICTKEGIEVLFVESKCDNENLIMANIRDVKTTSPDYQGQDPEEAALDFRNRIRNYEKVYKTLDEDGDENEYTYLKIMDVGKQVIINRIQDYLQSRVVYYLMNLHIRPRSIWLSRHGESMYNLDGRIGGDTTLSPRGEQYARKLPELVRKSVGDDRPLTVWTSTLKRTIATSRFLPPDYNQLQWKALDELDSGVCDGLTYQEIKDRFPEDFAARDEDKYNYRYRGGESYRDVVIRLEPIIMELERSEDILIVTHQAVLRCIYAYFMNKSQADSPWMNVPLHTLIKLTPRAYGTEEVRYEANIPAVSTWRGKGSTAKHENPTAECTNMRKRRTP; this is encoded by the exons ATGCCGCCCAGAACTAACGGTGTAGGCATTCAGGTGGAGGATACCAAGATATGTGTTGTCATGGTTGGTCTGCCCGCTCGGGGCAAGAGCTTCATCGCCCAGAAAG CGCAACGCTATCTGGGCTGGCTCtccatcaaggccaagaccTTCAACGTCGGCAGCTACCGTCGCAAGGAGGACGCCCATCCCTCGGCGGACTTCTTTGACTTTCACAACACCGAGGGTGAGCGCAGACgtcgtgccgccgccgagaaggccatcgaggacatGCTCGCCTGGTTCCGCCAGGGTGGTGTCATCGGAATCCTGGATGCCACCAACTCCACCAAGGAGCGCCGCAAGTGGGTTCTCGACATCTGCACCAAGGAGGGTATCGAGGTCCTTTTCGTCGAGAGCAAGTGCGACAACGAGAAcctcatcatggccaacATCCGTGACGTCAAGACCACCTCGCCCGACTATCAGGGTCAGGACCCCGAGGAGGCTGCCCTCGACTTTCGCAACCGCATCCGCAACTACGAGAAGGTCTACAAgacgctcgacgaggacggtgaTGAGAACGAGTACACCTATCTCAAGATCATGGACGTCGGCAAACAGGTCATTATCAACCGCATCCAGGACTACCTCCAGAGTCGCGTCGTCTACTATCTCATGAACCTTCACATCCGGCCCCGCTCCATCTGGCTGTCGAGA CACGGAGAGTCCATGTACAACCTGGATGGtcgcatcggcggcgacaccACGCTCTCCCCTCGTGGTGAGCAGTATGCCCGAAAGCTCCCCGAGCTCGTTCGCAAGTCAGTTGGC GATGACCGTCCTCTGACTGTGTGGACCTCGACGCTCAAGCGTACCATCGCTACTTCCCGCTTCCTTCCCCCTGACTACAACCAGCTTCAGTGGAAGGCGCTTGACGAGCTTGACTCTGGCGTCTGCGACGGCCTCACTTACCAGGAAATCAAGGACCGTTTCCCGGAGGACTTTGCCGCTCGTGACGAGGACAAGTACAACTACCGCTACCGCGGCGGTGAATCGTATCGCGACGTGGTCATCCGTCTGGAGCCCATCATCATGGAGCTCGAGCGCAGCGAGGACATCCTCATTGTTACGCACCAGGCCGTTTTGCGCTGCATCTACGCTTACTTCATGAACAAGAGCCAGGCTGACAGCCCCTGGATGAACGTGCCCCTGCATACCCTCATCAAGCTCACCCCCCGCGCATACGGAACTGAGGAGGTGCGCTACGAGGCTAACATCCCGGCGGTCAGCACCTGGCGCGGCAAGGGTTCCACTGCCAAGCACGAGAACCCGACGGCAGAGTGTAC AAACATGAGGAAACGCAGGACGCCGTGA
- a CDS encoding Putative ATP-dependent RNA helicase DEAD-box, Helicase superfamily 1/2, ATP-binding protein translates to MDSTTIKKRKSRDSNGAKVSSKKRAEPPAAAPAQKSKKVKRSKEPEPEPESDDEEEQAEVASEEEEEEDVADNFKEIENQEDDEADGSDLDEDVKAPAKKADDADSTDLPNRDSLTLPPVAGAEAHDFSQLNLSEKTMKAIQEMGFTKMTEIQRRGIPPLLSGKDVLGAAKTGSGKTLAFLIPAIEMLHALRFKPRNGTGVIVVSPTRELALQIFGVARELMAHHSQTYGIVIGGANRRAEADKLQKGVNLLIATPGRLLDHLQNTPFVFKNLKSLIIDEADRILEIGFEDEMRQIVKILPKNDRQTMLFSATQTTKVEDLARISLRPGPLYVNVDEEKLHSTVENLEQGYVICDADKRFLLLFSFLKRNLKKKVIVFFSSCNSVKYHAELLNYIDLPVLDLHGKQKQQKRTNTFFEFCNAKQGTLICTDVAARGLDIPAVDWIVQVDPPDDPRDYIHRVGRTARGANSKGRSLMFLQPSEVGFLTHLKEARVPVVEFDFPANKIANIQSLLEKLINQNYYLNKSAKDGYRSYLHAYASHSLRTVFDVNKLDLAKVAKSFGFSTPPRVDITVGASMSRDKKTQGRRTYGSQPRQQQGTGGFYKKR, encoded by the exons ATGGACTCCACCACAATTAAGAAGAGAAAGTCCCGCGACTCCAATGGCGCAAAAGTGTCGAGCAAGAAGCGAGCCGagccccccgccgccgcgcccgcgcaAAAGTCGAAAAAGGTGAAGCGTAGCAaggagcccgagcccgagccggaatccgacgacgaggaggagcaggccgaggttgccagcgaggaggaagaggaggaggacgttGCAGACAACTTCAAGGAGATCGAAAACcaagaagatgacgaggccgacggttcagacctcgacgaggacgtcaaggcgcccgcgaagaaggccgacgacgcggacAGCACCGACCTTCCCAACCGCGACAGCCTCACGCTCCCGCCCGTCGCGGGCGCCGAGGCACACGACTTTTCTCAGCTGAACCTGtcggagaagacgatgaaggcgatACAGGAGATGGGCTTCACCAAGATGACCGAGATCCAGAGGAGGGGCATCCCGCCTCTGCTGAGCGGCAAGGACGTGCTCGGGGCGGCCAAGACGGGCTCCGGCAAGACGCTCGCCTTCCTAATCCCCGCCATCGAGATGCTTCACGCGCTGCGCTTCAAGCCCCGCAACGGCACGGGTGTCATCGTCGTGTCGCCGACGCGCGAGCTGGCGCTGCAGATCTTTGGCGTCGCTAGGGAGCTGATGGCGCACCACTCGCAGACGtacggcatcgtcatcggcggtgccaaccgccgcgccgaggccgacaagctgCAGAAGGGTGTGAACCTGCTGATTGCAACGCCCGGCCGTCTGCTGGACCACCTGCAGAACACGCCCTTCGTCTTCAAGAACCTCAAGTCcctcatcatcgacgaggcggacCGGATATTGGAAATTGGTTTCGAGGACGAGATGCGCCAGATCGTCAAGATCCTGCCCAAGAACGACCGCCAGACGATGCTCTTCTCGGCCACGCAGACGACAaaggtcgaggacctcgcTCGCATCTCGCTGCGGCCGGGCCCGCTGTacgtcaacgtcgacgaggagaagctgcacAGCACCGTCGAGAACCTGGAGCAGGGGTACGTCATCTGCGACGCTGACAAGCGcttcctgctgctcttcTCATTCCTGAAGCGCAAcctcaagaagaaggtcaTTGTCTTCTTCAGCAGTTGCAACTCGGTCAAGTACCACGCCGAGCTGCTCAACTACATCGACCTGCCGGTGCTGGACCTGCACGgcaagcagaagcagcagaagcgGACCAACACGTTTTTCGAGTTTTGCAATGCCAAGCAGGGCACACTCATCTGcaccgacgtcgccgcccgtgGTTTGGAT ATCCCCGCAGTAGACTGGATCGTCCAGGTCGACCCTCCCGATGACCCGCGCGACTACATCCACCGCGTCGGCCGGACGGCGCGCGGAGCCAACAGCAAGGGCCGATCCCTCATGTTCCTGCAGCCGAGCGAGGTCGGGTTCCTGACGCATCTCAAGGAGGCGCGCGTGCCGGTGGTGGAGTTCGACTTCCCGGCCAACAAGATCGCCAACATCCAGTCGCTGCTggagaagctcatcaaccaGAACTACTACCTCAACAAGAGCGCCAAGGACGGTTACCGCAGCTACCTGCACGCGTACGCCAGCCACTCGCTGCGCACCGTCTTCGACGTCAACAAGCTGGACCTGGCCAAGGTGGCCAAGAGCTTCGgcttctcgacgccgccgcgggtCGACATCACGGTCGGCGCGAGCATGAGCCGCGACAAGAAGACGCAGGGCCGGAGGACGTACGGCAGCCAGccgaggcagcagcagggcaCCGGCGGCTTCTACAAGAAGCGGTAG